From Campylobacter concisus:
GGCACTAGAGCAAATTTTACCGCTCATAAGCAACCAAAACGCGCAAAAAGAGTACTATTTAACGGACGCCATAAAAATAGCAAATGAAAAGGGCTTAAAGTGCGTTGCAGTAAATGTTAATGAGCAAAATTTTATGGGCATAAATGATAAATTTCAGCTAAGCATCGCTGAAAAAATCATGCAAGATGAGATCAAACAAAATTTGATGAAAGCTGGCGTTTTGATGCGCATGCCTGAGAGCATTTTCATAGACAGCAGGGCTAAATTTGAAGGCGAGTGCGTGCTAGAAGAAAACGTCAGTATCCTTGGCGAGTGCGTCATCACCGAGAGCATCATCAAAAGCTCATCAGTGATAGAAAGCAGCGTCATCAAAAACTCAGACATCGGCCCACTAGCTCACATCAGGCCAAATTCTGAAATTTCTGACACGCATATAGGAAATTTTGTCGAGGTTAAAAAGGGCGTTCTTAGCGGCGTAAAAGCTGGACATTTGAGCTATCTTGGCGACTGCGAGATAGAAAGTGGCACAAACATCGGGTGTGGCACAATCACGTGCAACTACGACGGCAAAGCAAAACACAAAACAAAGATCGGCAAAAACGTCTTTGTTGGCTCAGATACGCAGCTAGTTGCCCCTGTAAATATTGCTGATAATGTCATCATCGCAGCAGGTAGCACCATCACAAAAGATGTTGAGAGTGGAGCGCTAGCGATTAGCAGAGCTAGACAAGAGAACAAAAGCGGCTTTTTTGAGAAATTCTTTGGCAAAGATGATGTTAAAAAATAAGAAAATTTTACTTGCCGTTTGCGGCAGTATCGCCTTTTATAAGGCATTCGAAATTTTATCGCTACTTAAAAAGCAAGGCGCTGATGTTTATGTGGCTTTAAGTGATGGAGCGCTTGAATTTTGTAGTGTAAGCGGCTTTGAAGCGCTAAGTGAGCATAAAATTTTAAGCTCACAAACGCAAAACTGGCAAGATGGTGTAAATCACATATCCTACTCTAAAATGGATCTAGTTCTCATCGCTCCAGCCTCTGTAAATACGATAAATAAGCTAGCAGCTGGCATCTGTGACAATGTCTTTATGCAAACGCTAATCGCCGCCTCGCACGTACCTTTGGTTGTCGCACTAGCTGCAAATAACAATATGATAGAGCACTTCACTACGCAAAACTCGCTTGAAATTTTAAAGAAAAACGGCGCTTTAATAGTTGAGCCGGTTCTTAAAACTCTAGCTTGCGGAGATGTTGGCAAGGGTGGTCTTGCAAGCCCTGAAGTAATAGTTGAAGCGGCGATAAAAAAGCTTAACAAGCCTCTTTTTGCAGGTAAAAAAGTAGTGATCACTGGTGGCGCAACGACTGAAAAGATAGATGATGTTAGAGCCATTACAAATTTCTCAAGTGGCAAGATGGCAAGAGCCTTGGCTAGAGCCTTTTTCTACGCAGGTACGGAGGTAAAACTGCTTGCTAGCTTTGAAACTAGTAACGAGCCGTTTGAGTGCCTTAAATTTAGCTCAAGCAGTGAGCTTTTAGAGCTTTGCAAGAGCGAGTGTGAGAGTGCAAATTTGCTTGTAATGTGTGCTGCAGTGAGTGATTTTGTACCGACAAAAATTGATGGCAAGATAAAAAAAGAGGACATTGGCGAAATTTTAAGCTTAAGTCTAAAGAGAAATGTCGATATTTTGCAAAGCTTAAAAGAGTTTAAATGTAAAAAGATCGGCTTTAAGCTTGAAATCTCAAGTGAGAACGCACACAAAAATGCCAGAGCAATGCTAGAGCAAAAGGGGCTTGACGCAGTTTGCCTAAATATCTTGGGTGAGAAAAATGGCTTTGCAAGCGAGCAAAATGAGGTAAATTTCATCACGAAAAATAGTGAAACTTTGCTGCCGCTTGCCGCAAAAGACGAGATCGCAAGACATATCGTGGAGCTAGCAGCAAATTTATGATAGAGAAAATTTCTCGCATTCAAAAGATAGCAAAAAATGCAAATTCTCCGTTAGTAGCGATAAATTCGTCACTTCCGCTTAGTATCTTAGTAAGCCAAAAGATCGGTTTTAACAGATACATTTTAAATTTTGCAAATAGAAATTTAAACACAAAAAGCGCAAAAGAGCTAAACGTAGGCTCGAAATACTGGGGAGAGGTGCAAAGCCAGGGCGAAAATATCGTCAT
This genomic window contains:
- the glmU gene encoding bifunctional UDP-N-acetylglucosamine diphosphorylase/glucosamine-1-phosphate N-acetyltransferase GlmU, whose protein sequence is MNNTSIIILAAGLGTRMKSKRPKVLFELCGEPMIIHILKQAYAITNDVSVVLHYEKELISKKIKEIFPQTKIFEQDLANFPGTAGAIKSVNLSGEKVLVTCGDMPLVKSTDLMRLANAEADVVMSSFEAANPFGYGRVIIKNGKVEAIVEQKDASEAQLAIKSVNAGCYCFKREALEQILPLISNQNAQKEYYLTDAIKIANEKGLKCVAVNVNEQNFMGINDKFQLSIAEKIMQDEIKQNLMKAGVLMRMPESIFIDSRAKFEGECVLEENVSILGECVITESIIKSSSVIESSVIKNSDIGPLAHIRPNSEISDTHIGNFVEVKKGVLSGVKAGHLSYLGDCEIESGTNIGCGTITCNYDGKAKHKTKIGKNVFVGSDTQLVAPVNIADNVIIAAGSTITKDVESGALAISRARQENKSGFFEKFFGKDDVKK
- the coaBC gene encoding bifunctional phosphopantothenoylcysteine decarboxylase/phosphopantothenate--cysteine ligase CoaBC, translated to MLKNKKILLAVCGSIAFYKAFEILSLLKKQGADVYVALSDGALEFCSVSGFEALSEHKILSSQTQNWQDGVNHISYSKMDLVLIAPASVNTINKLAAGICDNVFMQTLIAASHVPLVVALAANNNMIEHFTTQNSLEILKKNGALIVEPVLKTLACGDVGKGGLASPEVIVEAAIKKLNKPLFAGKKVVITGGATTEKIDDVRAITNFSSGKMARALARAFFYAGTEVKLLASFETSNEPFECLKFSSSSELLELCKSECESANLLVMCAAVSDFVPTKIDGKIKKEDIGEILSLSLKRNVDILQSLKEFKCKKIGFKLEISSENAHKNARAMLEQKGLDAVCLNILGEKNGFASEQNEVNFITKNSETLLPLAAKDEIARHIVELAANL